TGCCACCCGGACGCCCTGGGCCTGCTCACCCGCCGGTCGCCCGGGCAACCACGGCACGATGCTCCACGCCCAGGGGTAGCCGAGCGCGGGACGGCCGGTGCGGACGGGCTCCGGGACGGGTGCGGCGTCCCCCACCAGCGCAGCGATCGTCGGCAGCCACCGCTGCTCGTGCTCGACGAGGGTGGCGGCCGCGGCGCGGCGAGGCAGCCGCACGGCCAGGGCGTCACCGGCACGGACCACGACGTTGTCCCACCCGCTCGCCACGACCCGCAGGGGCAGGTCGGCGAGGTCCGGGTGCTGGTCACGGAGCAGTGCGACGACCAGCTCGACGTCGACGTGGAACTCGGCCGCCGGGGTGCCCATCGGGCCAGGGTACGACGTCGTCGTCATCCCCGCGAAGTGGGGCTGCTGCGGAAACGTACTCCTTGGTATCCTCCAAGAGAAGCGACGTGGGTGTCCCTGGGGGGACCCGCGTCGCTCAGACCTCCCCGGGGCCCTCCGGCCGGATGATCGCCACGAGTCGAGGCACCTCGGCCCGGGTCCGTTCGGTCGCCATCGCCGACAGCAGCATCGTCCAGAGCTCCTGCAGCCGGTCGTACAGGTCCGCCCGGTCGTGCAGCATGTCCGACACCATCTGCACACCGGCGACGGCGGGGCTCACGACGTGCCCGACGAGCTCCGGGTCCCACGACGGGTCGACCTCGCCGACCTCGATCGCCCGACGGATGATGTCGGCCGTGTGGTCCACCCAGCGGCCGAACGGGTGCTCGCGCGGGATCTCCCGGGCGTTCGGGTCCGCGGCGAGCCGGAGCCCCGCACGGACCACGACCTCCCGCGTCATCTGCGTCGCCACGCCCTGCGACATCCACATCAGGGACTCCAGCGGCGATGCCGAACGCGTGGCGGCGACCTCCGCGTAGTGCCGGGAGATCTCGTCCTGCCGGGCGATCACCGCGCTGGCGATGTCGGCCTTCGACCGGAAGTGGAAGTACAGCGCCCCCTTGGTCATGCCGGCACGCTCGGCGACGCCGTCCATCGACGCCCCGAGGTAGCCGCGCTCGTCGAACTCGGCCGCCGCGGCCTCGATGAGGGCCGCGCGCGTCGCCACCGCCCGCTCCTGCCTGATCCGGCCGTCCTGCGCCATGTGCTCGATGGTAGCCAGCCGGCCCCGCCCGGAGGAGGCCCTCAGGGGACCCCCCGAGCGCTGCCGTACCGTGACCGGCATGGACGGATGGCGGGCCCCGCGGCGCTGGGTACGGGTGGGACGGTGGCTGCTGCTGCCGATCGCCGTGCTCGACTGGGTGGCCCTCACCCCGCAACCGGTCGTCGTCATCGCCTTCCTGCTCGCCGTGGCCGGCATGGCCGGCATGGCGGCAGCCCTCGTCGTGCGGATGCTGCACCGGTCCCGTGGCGCGATGGCGGGCCTCGGCGTGGTGCTGCTCCTCGGGGGGCTCGTGGTCCTCGGGCTCGACCCCTTCCCCGGCACGGTGCCGTTCCTCGACCCGTGGTGGCCGGACGCGATCACGCAGCCGCAGGTCGTCGGCAGCGCCTACTGGAAGACCGCCGGCCTCGGGGTCGAGCTCGCCGGCTTCGCGCTCCTGGCCACGCTGCTCGTCGCGGCAGCCACCGGACGACCGGCGCCCCGCGGCCGCTGACGCCGCAGCACGTCCACCCGGAGGGGCACCCGCCCCCGGCTCCGCGCGGTCAGGTGCGGGCGAGCACCACGACGGCGACGTCCGCGCCGTCGCCACCGACGGGGACGAGCGACCGGACGTGCGCGACGAGGTCCTCGGGGTGCGCCACCGCCAGCGCTCCGAGCCCCTGCACGTCCCCGACACCGTCGAGCGCCAGCGCGCCGTCGGTCGCCAGCACCACGCGGTCCCCCGGCCCGAGGTCCAGCGCGCCGACCGTGCGCGGCACGGTGTCCGGCTGCAGGCCGATCGGCAGGTCCGACGACCGCAGCGCGGCCACCGTCCCGTCGGCCCGCACGAGCAGCGCCGGACCGTGCCCGGCGTCGACCCACTCGGCGTGACCCGTCGTCGGGTCGAGGCGCACGTGCAGGAGCGACCCGACGGCACCGCCGGCCGACAGGTCGGGGGCGAGCTGCGCCTCCAGGCCGGCGAGCGCGTCGTGCAGCGGCAGGTCCGTGCGGGCGACGACGGCGGCACGGACCGACGCCGCGAGGAGCGCCGAGGCCCGACCGCCCGCGGTGACCGTGCCGATCGTGGCCTGGACGGACCCGTCCGCGGCGGTGCGCCAGTCGACCAGGTCGCCCCCGTCCTCGTCCGGCTCGAGGAACCCGTCGACCGCGGCTCCCCCGGTCGTGACCGGGTCGGGCACGAGCCCGGTGAGGACACGTCGTACCCGGCCCCGCTCGATCGAGTGGCCGAGCTCGCGCTCCGCCCACCGGGCGAGGTCCCCGAGGAGCGCGAGGTCCTCGTCGGAGAACACCCGCGGCTGCGCGTCCATCACGCACAGCGTCCCGACCCGCGTGCCGTCGGACATCGTCAGCGGTGCGCCGGCGTAGAACCGGACCCCGTACTCGGTCACGGCGGGCGTGTCGGCGAAGCGGAGGTCGAGGAGCGTGTCCGGGACGACCATCGGCTCGGGGGTGAGCACCGTCGTCGCGCAGAACTGCCCGGTCGCCGGCACGCTCGTGCCCTGCTGGAACCCGAACGTCGACTGCGTGGTGACGAGGTCGTGGTGGACGAGGTTGAGGAAGGTCAACGGGACGCCGAACGCCTCGTGCGTCATGCGGGTGATGCGGTCGAAGCGCTCCTCGGGCCCTGATCCGAGTACCTCGAGCGCCTCGATCACCGCAGTGCGGCGGGCCGCACCGTCGAGATGGTTGGTCACCCCTCCTGTGTACCCGCACCACCGGCGAGGAACCAGTCCCGCGGGTGGGGGTCAGCCGTCAGCTCGCGTCGCTCGGACACCGGGGCCGCCCAGGCCGCCGCGTTCGCGAGCACCCGCTGGATGTCCGGGTGGTGGTAGACGGGGTACTCCTGGTCGCCCGGCGAGAAGTAGAAGACCCGGCCGAGTCCCCGGCGGTAGGCGACACCGGAGCGGAAGACCTCGCCGCCGGCGAAGGTCGACAGGAAGACCTCCTCGTCGGGGCGCGGGATGTCGAAGTACTCGCCGTACATCTCCTGGCGGTCGATGACGATCGGGTGCGGGACGCCGGCGGCGATCGGGTGCTCGGGTGCGATCGTCCAGACGAGCTCGCGCTCTCCGTCGTTCCGCCACTTCAGCGAGCACGTCGTGCCCATCAGCCGGGTGAACGGCTTCGAGTAGTGCCCCGAGTGCAGGACGACCAGGCCCATCCCGGCGTGCACGGCCTCGACCACGCGGGTGACGACCTCGTCCGACACGTCCTGGTGCGCGACGTGTCCCCACCAGAACAGCACGTCCGTCTCCGCCAGGCGCTCGGCGGTCAGACCGTGCTCGGGCTCCTGCAGCGTGGCGGTGCCCACCGATGCCTCGGGGTGGTGCTCCCGGAGCGCGGCGGCGATCACGGTGTGCATGCCGTCGGGGTAGTGCCCGAGCACGGTCGCGTCACCGCGGCTCTCGTGCACGTTCTCGTTCCAGACGACGATGTTCAGGGGACGGCTCTCGGTCGGCGCTGACATGCCCCCGACGCTACCCGCTCCCCTGGTCGAATCGATACGACCGGCGGTGTGTCGGGAGTGTCGGGGGTTCTCCCGGACGGGTGCGCGACCATGTCGGCATGACCCCTCGCTCCCTGTTCCGTGCCGCCGCGGTGGCCGAACTCGTGACCTGGACACTGCTGATCGCCGGGATGGTGCTGAAGTACGGGCTGGACGCCGGCGATCTGGGCGTGCGCATCGGCGGGAGCATCCACGGGTTCGTGTTCCTGGCGTACCTCGTGGTGACGACGGTCGTCGCGGTGAACCAGCGCTGGTCGGTCGGGGCGCTCGTGCTCGGGTGGGCGAGCGCCGTCGTGCCGTACGCGACCGTGCCGTTCGAGGTCGCGGTCGCCCGGCGCGGCATGCTCGAGGGCCACTGGCGACGGACCGCCGACGAGCGGTCCGGGGTCTGGGACCGCCTGCTCTTCTTCGTGGTGCGTCGGCCCGGGGTGTCGGTGGCGATCGGGGTCGTGGCGGTCGCGCTGGTGTTCTCGGCGCTGCTGGTCGCCGGTCCCCCGGTCCCCAAGGGCTGACGCGGCGCCGCCCTCGGCCGACCCGGTCGCACGACTTGCCGCCCGCGATCGTCCCGGTCGCACGACTTGCCGCTCACATCCGGCGGCGACGGCATGTCCTGCGACCAAGACAGGGTCTGAGCGCGACCGCGTGTCGGACGGGAGGCGCGGTGCCAGCCGGCACCGCGCCTCCCGTCCGTCGTCGGTGCGCGCCTAGAGCGCGGCCAGCGCCTCGTTGAGGGTGGCCGACGGACGCATCACGGCGTTCGTCTTCGCCGCGTCCGGGCGGTAGTAGCCGCCGATGTCGGCCGGCTTGCCCTGGACCGCCACCAGCTCGTCGACGATCGTCTGCTCGTGCTCGTCGAGCTGCGCCGCCAGGCCCTGGAACGCCGCTGCGAGCTCGGTGTCCTCGGTCTGCCGGGCGAGCTCGTCGGCCCAGTACTTCGCCAGGTAGAAGTGGCTGCCGCGGTTGTCGATCGACCCGAGCTTGCGGCCGGGCGACTTGTCCTCGTCGAGGAACGTCCCCGTGGCACGGTCGAGCGTGTCCGCCAGCACCTTCGCCCGTGCGTTGCCCGTCACACCCGCGAGGTGCTCGAGCGACACCGCGAGCGCGAGGAACTCACCCAGGGAGTCCCAGCGCAGGTAGTCCTGCTCGACCAGCTGCTGCACGTGCTTCGGGGCCGAGCCGCCGGCACCGGTCTCGAACAGCCCGCCGCCGCCCAGGAGCGGGACGACGGAGAGCATCTTCGCCGAGGTGCCGAGCTCCATGATCGGGAACAGGTCGGTGAGGTAGTCGCGGAGCACGTTGCCCGTGACCGAGATGGTGTCCTCGCCGCGACGGATGCGCTCGAGCGAGAAGCGCATGGCGTCCTCGGGCGCCATGACCTCGATCTGCAGCCCGTCGGTGTCGTGCTCGCCGAGGTACTGCCGGACCAGCCCGATCAGGTTCGCGTCGTGCGCGCGCGTCTCGTCCAGCCAGAACACGGCGGGCGACCCGGTGGCACGGGCGCGCGTGACGGCGAGCTTCACCCAGTCGC
The sequence above is drawn from the Curtobacterium sp. MR_MD2014 genome and encodes:
- a CDS encoding ScbR family autoregulator-binding transcription factor, whose protein sequence is MAQDGRIRQERAVATRAALIEAAAAEFDERGYLGASMDGVAERAGMTKGALYFHFRSKADIASAVIARQDEISRHYAEVAATRSASPLESLMWMSQGVATQMTREVVVRAGLRLAADPNAREIPREHPFGRWVDHTADIIRRAIEVGEVDPSWDPELVGHVVSPAVAGVQMVSDMLHDRADLYDRLQELWTMLLSAMATERTRAEVPRLVAIIRPEGPGEV
- a CDS encoding PP2C family protein-serine/threonine phosphatase: MTNHLDGAARRTAVIEALEVLGSGPEERFDRITRMTHEAFGVPLTFLNLVHHDLVTTQSTFGFQQGTSVPATGQFCATTVLTPEPMVVPDTLLDLRFADTPAVTEYGVRFYAGAPLTMSDGTRVGTLCVMDAQPRVFSDEDLALLGDLARWAERELGHSIERGRVRRVLTGLVPDPVTTGGAAVDGFLEPDEDGGDLVDWRTAADGSVQATIGTVTAGGRASALLAASVRAAVVARTDLPLHDALAGLEAQLAPDLSAGGAVGSLLHVRLDPTTGHAEWVDAGHGPALLVRADGTVAALRSSDLPIGLQPDTVPRTVGALDLGPGDRVVLATDGALALDGVGDVQGLGALAVAHPEDLVAHVRSLVPVGGDGADVAVVVLART
- a CDS encoding ThuA domain-containing protein, yielding MSAPTESRPLNIVVWNENVHESRGDATVLGHYPDGMHTVIAAALREHHPEASVGTATLQEPEHGLTAERLAETDVLFWWGHVAHQDVSDEVVTRVVEAVHAGMGLVVLHSGHYSKPFTRLMGTTCSLKWRNDGERELVWTIAPEHPIAAGVPHPIVIDRQEMYGEYFDIPRPDEEVFLSTFAGGEVFRSGVAYRRGLGRVFYFSPGDQEYPVYHHPDIQRVLANAAAWAAPVSERRELTADPHPRDWFLAGGAGTQEG
- a CDS encoding DUF3817 domain-containing protein, with the protein product MTPRSLFRAAAVAELVTWTLLIAGMVLKYGLDAGDLGVRIGGSIHGFVFLAYLVVTTVVAVNQRWSVGALVLGWASAVVPYATVPFEVAVARRGMLEGHWRRTADERSGVWDRLLFFVVRRPGVSVAIGVVAVALVFSALLVAGPPVPKG